The following are encoded in a window of Kitasatospora fiedleri genomic DNA:
- a CDS encoding Uma2 family endonuclease, giving the protein MSAATYDTADVHRSPEDDLLKAFLALDTPEGFKAELFEGGIVVTPPPDGDHEGAIGRIVRQVFRLCDADITFAGNKGLIVPGGRFTPDGTFAHEGAFDGRPAWMKPDGIVMVLEVTSSNPAKDRWDKRKGYAAAGIPLYLLVDRKAGKVVLHSHPESGEYAATTSVPFGDPLPLPKPFGFDLATDRLA; this is encoded by the coding sequence ATGAGCGCCGCGACGTACGACACCGCCGACGTCCACCGCAGCCCGGAGGACGACCTCCTCAAGGCATTCCTCGCCCTGGACACCCCGGAGGGGTTCAAGGCCGAGCTCTTCGAGGGAGGGATCGTCGTGACGCCACCGCCGGACGGTGACCACGAGGGCGCCATCGGCCGGATCGTCCGCCAGGTGTTCCGGCTGTGCGACGCGGACATCACGTTCGCCGGGAACAAGGGACTGATCGTTCCCGGCGGCAGGTTCACCCCCGACGGGACGTTCGCCCACGAGGGGGCGTTCGACGGCCGGCCCGCGTGGATGAAGCCGGACGGGATCGTCATGGTCCTGGAGGTCACCTCCAGCAACCCCGCGAAGGACCGCTGGGACAAGCGGAAGGGCTACGCCGCGGCGGGGATTCCGCTGTACCTGTTGGTGGACCGCAAGGCCGGCAAGGTGGTGCTGCACAGCCACCCGGAGAGCGGGGAGTACGCCGCCACGACCTCCGTGCCGTTCGGGGACCCGTTGCCGCTGCCGAAGCCGTTCGGGTTCGACCTGGCGACGGACCGGCTGGCTTGA
- the cimA gene encoding citramalate synthase, with protein sequence MTEANSRPSDGFHVFDTTLRDGAQREGINLTVADKLAIARHLDEFGVGFIEGGWPGANPRDTEFFARAQAELEFRNARLVAFGATRRAGGKAAEDPQLAALVASGAPVVTLVAKSHDRHVELALRTTLEENLEMVRDSVEFLRAQGRRVFIDCEHFFDGYRANPQYALAVVRTAHEAGADVVVLCDTNGGMLPSGVREIVAAVLAETGARLGIHAQDDTGCAVANTLAAVDAGATHVQCTANGYGERVGNANLFPVAAALELKYDRRVLPAGALAEMTRISHAIAEVVNLTPSTHQPYVGFSAFAHKAGLHASAIKVDPDLYQHIDPALVGNTMRMLVSDMAGRASIELKGKELGYDLTGDRDLAGRVVARVKAQENLGYTYEAADASFELLLRDEVNGGERQRFFALESWRSISEQGPNGFAGNEATVKLWAKGERKVATGEGNGPVDALDKALRAALEPIYPPLAKLELVDYKVRILEGQHGTGSKTRVLIESTDGTGTWSTVGVADNVIAASWVALEDAYTYGLLRADQQP encoded by the coding sequence ATGACCGAGGCCAACAGCCGCCCCAGCGACGGCTTCCACGTCTTCGACACCACGCTCCGCGACGGCGCCCAGCGCGAGGGCATCAACCTCACGGTGGCGGACAAGCTGGCCATCGCGCGCCACCTGGACGAGTTCGGTGTCGGTTTCATCGAGGGCGGCTGGCCCGGCGCCAACCCCCGGGACACCGAGTTCTTTGCCCGCGCCCAGGCCGAGCTGGAGTTCCGCAACGCCCGGCTGGTGGCGTTCGGCGCGACCCGCCGGGCCGGCGGGAAGGCCGCCGAGGACCCGCAGTTGGCCGCGCTGGTGGCCTCCGGCGCGCCGGTGGTGACGCTGGTGGCGAAGTCGCACGACCGGCACGTGGAGCTGGCGCTGCGCACCACGCTGGAGGAGAACCTGGAGATGGTCCGGGACAGCGTGGAGTTCCTGCGCGCCCAGGGCCGCCGGGTGTTCATCGACTGCGAGCACTTCTTCGACGGCTACCGGGCGAACCCGCAGTACGCGCTGGCGGTCGTCCGGACCGCCCACGAGGCGGGCGCGGACGTGGTGGTGCTGTGCGACACCAACGGCGGCATGCTGCCCTCCGGCGTGCGCGAGATCGTCGCCGCCGTGCTGGCCGAGACCGGGGCCCGCCTCGGCATCCACGCCCAGGACGACACCGGCTGCGCGGTCGCCAACACGCTGGCCGCCGTCGACGCCGGGGCCACCCACGTGCAGTGCACCGCCAACGGCTACGGCGAGCGGGTCGGCAACGCCAACCTGTTCCCGGTCGCGGCGGCGCTGGAGCTCAAGTACGACCGCCGGGTGCTGCCGGCCGGGGCGCTGGCCGAGATGACCCGGATCTCGCACGCCATCGCCGAGGTGGTGAACCTGACCCCGTCCACCCACCAGCCGTACGTCGGCTTCTCGGCGTTCGCGCACAAGGCGGGCCTGCACGCCTCCGCGATCAAGGTCGACCCGGACCTGTACCAGCACATCGACCCCGCGCTGGTCGGCAACACCATGCGGATGCTGGTGTCCGACATGGCCGGCCGGGCGTCGATCGAGCTGAAGGGCAAGGAGCTGGGCTACGACCTGACCGGCGACCGCGACCTGGCGGGCCGGGTGGTGGCCCGGGTGAAGGCGCAGGAGAACCTCGGCTACACCTACGAGGCGGCGGACGCCTCCTTCGAGCTGCTGCTGCGCGACGAGGTGAACGGCGGCGAGCGGCAGCGGTTCTTCGCGCTGGAGTCCTGGCGGTCCATCAGCGAGCAGGGTCCGAACGGCTTCGCGGGCAACGAGGCCACCGTGAAGCTGTGGGCCAAGGGCGAGCGGAAGGTGGCCACCGGCGAGGGCAACGGCCCGGTGGACGCGCTGGACAAGGCGCTGCGCGCGGCGCTGGAGCCGATCTACCCGCCGCTGGCGAAGCTGGAGCTGGTGGACTACAAGGTCCGCATCCTGGAGGGCCAGCACGGCACCGGGTCCAAGACCCGGGTGCTGATCGAGTCCACCGACGGCACCGGGACCTGGTCGACGGTCGGCGTCGCGGACAACGTGATCGCCGCGTCCTGGGTGGCGCTGGAGGACGCGTACACCTACGGGCTGCTGAGGGCCGATCAGCAGCCGTAG
- a CDS encoding GTP-binding protein, translated as MDFASSNAAAAPSRATTSAKIVVAGGFGVGKTTLVGAVSEINPLRTEAVMTSASAGIDDLSHVSGKTTTTVAMDFGRITLDEDLILYLFGTPGQDRFWFMWDDLVRGAIGAVVLVDTRRLADCFPALDYFENSGLPFVVALNGFDGHQAHTPEEVREALQLNTEIPIITLDARRRDSAKSALITLVEHALLARLR; from the coding sequence GTGGACTTCGCAAGCTCTAACGCGGCCGCCGCCCCCAGCCGCGCCACCACCTCCGCCAAGATCGTCGTCGCCGGCGGATTCGGCGTGGGCAAGACCACCCTCGTCGGCGCGGTCTCCGAGATCAACCCCCTGCGCACCGAAGCCGTCATGACCTCGGCCTCCGCCGGCATCGACGACCTCAGCCACGTCTCCGGCAAGACCACCACCACCGTCGCCATGGACTTCGGCCGCATCACCCTCGACGAAGACCTCATCCTCTACCTCTTCGGCACCCCCGGACAGGACCGCTTCTGGTTCATGTGGGACGACCTCGTCCGCGGCGCCATCGGCGCCGTCGTCCTCGTCGACACCCGCCGCCTCGCCGACTGCTTCCCCGCCCTCGACTACTTCGAGAACAGCGGCCTCCCCTTCGTCGTCGCCCTCAACGGCTTCGACGGACACCAGGCCCACACCCCCGAAGAAGTCCGCGAAGCACTCCAACTCAACACCGAGATCCCCATCATCACCCTCGACGCCCGACGCCGCGACAGCGCCAAGAGCGCCCTCATCACCCTCGTCGAACACGCCCTCCTCGCCCGACTCCGATGA
- a CDS encoding DUF742 domain-containing protein encodes MTPPDHSGQYGAPYAGSGHDAFGVPGVGHGQQPQYAPQFNGGQSYLPPQSDPRWYQQPDGYGQAHPGADSFPDPGLPHRYEEQQPGHVEEYADEEEDAEPLIRPFAMTGGRTRPRYELALEALVSAAVDQARMATLLPEHQRICALCSSDVKSVAEISALLGLPLGVARILVADLAEAGLVAIHQPAAGGESGNQPDVTLLERVLSGLRKL; translated from the coding sequence GTGACACCGCCCGACCACAGTGGCCAGTACGGCGCCCCGTACGCGGGCTCCGGCCACGACGCTTTCGGGGTTCCCGGCGTCGGCCACGGTCAGCAGCCGCAGTACGCGCCGCAGTTCAACGGTGGCCAGTCGTACCTGCCCCCGCAGTCCGATCCGCGCTGGTACCAGCAGCCGGACGGATACGGCCAGGCCCACCCCGGTGCCGACTCGTTCCCCGACCCCGGCCTGCCGCACCGCTACGAGGAGCAGCAGCCCGGCCACGTCGAGGAGTACGCCGACGAGGAGGAGGACGCCGAGCCGCTGATCCGGCCCTTCGCCATGACCGGCGGACGCACCCGGCCGCGCTACGAACTCGCGCTGGAGGCCCTGGTCTCCGCCGCGGTCGACCAGGCCCGGATGGCCACCCTGCTGCCCGAGCACCAGCGGATCTGCGCGCTGTGCAGCTCCGACGTGAAGTCGGTGGCCGAGATCTCCGCGCTGCTCGGCCTCCCGCTGGGAGTGGCCCGCATCCTCGTGGCGGACCTGGCCGAGGCCGGCCTGGTCGCCATCCACCAGCCCGCAGCCGGCGGCGAATCCGGCAACCAGCCCGACGTCACGCTGCTCGAAAGGGTCCTCAGTGGACTTCGCAAGCTCTAA
- a CDS encoding roadblock/LC7 domain-containing protein, protein MSQAAQNLNWLITNFVDNTPGVSHTVVVSADGLLLCMSEGFPRDRADQLAAVASGLTSLTSGASRIFEGGDVTQTVVEMERGFLFLMAVSDGSALAVLASPDSDIGLVGYEMALLVDRAGAVLTPALRAELQGSLLH, encoded by the coding sequence ATGAGCCAGGCCGCACAGAACCTGAACTGGCTGATCACCAATTTCGTGGACAACACCCCCGGGGTGTCCCACACCGTGGTGGTCTCCGCCGACGGTCTGCTGCTGTGCATGTCCGAGGGCTTCCCCCGGGACCGCGCCGACCAGCTGGCCGCCGTCGCCTCCGGACTGACCTCGCTGACCTCCGGCGCCAGCCGCATCTTCGAGGGCGGCGACGTGACCCAGACCGTGGTCGAGATGGAGCGGGGCTTCCTGTTCCTGATGGCGGTCAGCGACGGCTCCGCGCTCGCGGTCCTCGCCTCGCCGGACTCCGACATCGGTCTCGTCGGCTACGAGATGGCCCTCCTCGTGGACCGCGCCGGCGCGGTCCTGACGCCCGCGCTGCGGGCCGAACTCCAGGGCAGTCTCCTGCACTGA